From a region of the Pecten maximus chromosome 18, xPecMax1.1, whole genome shotgun sequence genome:
- the LOC117316506 gene encoding uncharacterized protein LOC117316506: MMDFDSLKSDILKDTFDLIDDIKSGRDLDFRKMKLFSKPIDSFFSSPSSSASSSYDPRRRNSNQRVNDLKHRFSSIPSFSTFKRTTTTDSDRDNDTFKRTNVKRSESTYSTGSYETTDSNETLSEMSDSSFSPGSSKSRSSGHVRTNSSSSDSSKVAELSKKLEENFLKDERHSMPHEMYSKCDRTLNDLDRPRSVPLNTGNPNISKNWKDSDSNFKCFPSKVMNSRDLGTYSQGRHISNGYDSDSRSTVTGSGSRLNSMSSFDFPSLSDRMNEFDGESHSPLLPTSPLSPRSPVDLTSPHLPNPPSYELSRNIYKSDPGGLPATNSLKQDRQAWEERTNRIQDALKWLRSELGSLRAQDKALLSSLSRCQDTIEDIKKQRTVLNENDEDDLEEDEDEEEDHWEDWEIAEFDRQCREKDVLNNKLNPSTGTGSSRLSGSDIPIRQDIQAVV, encoded by the exons ATGATGGATTTCGATTCTTTGAAGTCCGACATTTTGAAGGATACATTTGACCTTATAGATGACATAAAATCCGGAAGAGATTTAGATTTTcgaaaaatgaaattattttcgAAACCTATTGATTCTTTCTTCTCGTCGCCATCATCGTCGGCgtcgtcctcgtatgaccccaGACGGCGAAATAGTAATCAGCGGGTGAACGACTTGAAACATAGATTTTCATCGATTCCGTCTTTTTCAACTTTTAAAAGAACAACAACGACGGATTCCGATAGGGACAATGATACATTCAAACGTACAAATGTGAAGCGTTCCGAATCTACATATTCTACTGGAAGTTACGAAACGACAGATTCAAATGAAACTTTATCAGAAATGTCAGATTCTTCATTTTCACCCGGAAGTTCAAAAAGTCGTTCAAGTGGTCATGTTAGGACGAACTCTTCTTCTTCAGATAGTTCAAAGGTCGCCGAATTGTCAAAGAAATTAGAGGAAAACTTCCTGAAAGACGAAAGGCATTCTATGCCTCACGAGATGTATTCAAAGTGTGACCGGacattaaatgaccttgaccgcCCAAGGTCAGTTCCACTAAATACCGGAAAtccaaatatatcaaaaaacTGGAAAGACAGTgactcaaatttcaaatgttttcccAGCAAGGTCATGAATTCTCGTGACCTTGGAACTTACTCTCAAGGCAGACACATTTCGAACGGATATGATTCTGATTCTCGGAGTACTGTAACCGGAAGTGGAAGTAGATTAAACTCTATGAGTAGTTTTGATTTTCCATCACTCTCTGATAGAATGAACGAGTTTGATGGCGAGTCACACTCACCGCTACTTCCGACGTCTCCACTGAGTCCAAGGTCACCTGTTGACCTCACCTCACCTCACCTTCCAAATCCCCCGAGCTACGAGTTGTCAAGGAACATTTACAAATCCGACCCAGGGGGGCTACCGGCCACGAATTCACTAAAACAAGACAGACAGGCCTGGGAGGAGCGGACGAACCGGATACAGGACGCTCTGAAATGGCTCCGGTCCGAACTG GGCTCATTAAGGGCTCAAGACAAGGCCCTTCTCTCCTCGTTGAGTCGATGTCAGGACACGATAGAGGATATAAAGAAACAAAGGACAGTCCTCAACGAAAATGACGAGGACGACTTGGAGGAAGACGAGGACGAGGAAGAGGATCATTGGGAGGACTGGGAAATAGCAG aGTTTGATCGACAGTGTCGGGAAAAGGATGTGTTAAATAATAAGCTGAATCCATCCACCGGAACCGGAAGTAGTAGATTAAGCGGAAGTGACATTCCTATAAGACAGGATATACAAGCTGTTGTATGA